In the Malus domestica chromosome 16, GDT2T_hap1 genome, one interval contains:
- the LOC103403770 gene encoding cysteine-tryptophan domain-containing zinc finger protein 3-like, protein MEMNNTELEEGEAPCYYKDDDEENLDPDNDLSYIDERIQNALGHFMKDFEAGNSVETLGAKYGGYGTFLPSHERSPSILSHPKTPQINYNTSRSPKCLTEGDPQNLKASSNAPPNVRLGIANTAQLSHNSRVLPGDISVKRNLCLPPTQVAERCSVKDETSNRQGNPTDQRTLKVRIKMNPDNTAQKNVAIYSDLGLGSPSLSLENSPEESRAMKPPSQVIVDNSPTNIIQVMTSFPVPGDALISPLHDSLLFLVRKRKLYQQKQVSSSKGHQEHSSLSVMDSVSTEGNSKVSKETRIKASRKGESPVALKLENGIKNNMKIIMKKKSETGSREDKELVLNDLKATPLSNAVFVGNCLKVISRTPEASREANENEVKGKLSSSELVKEEPLELISNQGGVKNEKQSSRYGSVERVWEQKDIPVDLRDDVKCKDYKISASKHDSDVSKCKEEQDLYKHNVGKEGTSREQAKTNVCGKRPKLSSEGKAKSKENQSKEKSPSISTKEHLEFEMGVAPKDKLSGGHGVPQSDIKIQKSKSQNGKVRDNQRVSVGDKRLEQRDKMDIAERPAADIDVKLRACLDKPKEKWSGKKSDNQLPSKDVPVLCQQTKENGLASELVPAAAAPVIIEEHWVCCDSCQKWRLLPLGTKPEQLPEKWLCSMLNWLPGMNLCDISEEETTKALQTLYQMPSSEGINKLLTHANGTASAVPAVDVLHLDQNLSSHAMSNQGKKKHGLKEIPNASNGSSLLNSTKNHLQVAVKSISSNDINQPPLESNVIKKSSSRHTSKLQNLKIEKTKPKQKEKQTSEDNARAVRLKNKEEDDQHTFGTSKKLKRGDIWHADKNTNSNVDIGMVCFGSSTGLLTQARGQDVKYNDLCHSEGTKDAAKDKLQVSAKKLKDQIQVSLHGGALDVRTGSRDGSTKKRKMREWQDTQNNVETFQNFGHEGKLYTKEESSESGYRKEKRSRILKSNGKESSTGNGDDRPNRKIRVTNIVMSGTKVNSIHVAEKDRSIVKDQQPKKHSKKNASQQTFIGVNSLGRDSGSGHVSLAATSSSSKVSGSHKTRVNFEEVKGSPVESVSSSPLRTSNEDRLTSARGDALGKDDSSYGGFPLTNNGDASIFSSVGYQDGDANGELNVTAKPSSEVWNSHLLSGNNDGLENGQCLKNQHGMNHSHDDDRENKDHTGDPVCVQKSGKGSCLQSKDIVRSGTSNLDRNRMKASDPVNDCSKKGQRYESEIEPNYVHGKGNNVRHDLPEKCSTKWVKLKDENYHISRGDNAGHGSSDSGVETQPKRKDYDASDVKFSSTQSPNRNSALQQNLIQKHEDGQMQYESRSGKSQLFLHGRGERKEETPSLCSPPIAGSEREVVFQGLPVDTTVNGDMTTSLKQAGTAANKNGVNCNLVRLMPDQQRDGAPSPVRNSSAQTATNTLKEAKRLRDYADYLKNSGFDFESSEAYFQAALNFLQGAVLLESCSSENGKHGDMTTLQVYSTTAKLCELCAHEYESRKEVASAALAYKCMEVAYMRVVYCKHSSTNRDRHELQATLNMAPQGESPSSSASDLDNLNNQVAAARNRSSFVRLLDFTLDVNFAMEASRKSQNAFATACATLADAHKNDCIYYIRRVIDFSFQDLEELIHLVKLAMEAISRSKFGGARD, encoded by the exons ATGGAGATGAATAATACTGAGCTTGAAGAAGGCGAGGCTCCTTGCTATTACAAGGATGATGACGAGGAAAACCTTGACCCGGACAACGATCTCTCTTACATT gaTGAGAGAATTCAGAATGCTTTGGGCCATTTCATGAAGGATTTTGAGGCTGGGAATTCTGTTGAGACTTTGG GGGCAAAATATGGTGGGTATGGAACTTTTTTACCATCTCATGAAAGGTCTCCATCCATTTTGTCTCATCCAAAGACCCCGCAGATAAACTACAACACATCAAGATCTCCTAAATGTTTAACAGAG GGTGACCCTCAGAATCTGAAAGCTTCTTCAAATGCACCCCCAAATGTGAGGCTTGGAATTGCTAACACTGCTCAATTGTCACATAATTCAAGGGTCCTCCCTGGAGACATTTCAGTTAAACGGAATTTGTGCTTGCCTCCTACTCAAGTAGCTGAGAGGTGTTCTGTGAAAGATGAAACCTCAAACAGACAGGGGAATCCAACTGATCAAAGGACACTGAAGGTTCGAATCAAAATGAACCCTGATAACACGGCTCAGAAGAATGTAGCAATATATAGTGATCTTGGACTTGGCTCTCCATCTTTATCTTTGGAGAACAGCCCTGAGGAAAGTAGGGCAATGAAACCTCCATCTCAAGTGATTGTGGATAACTCTCCCACTAACATTATTCAG GTTATGACTTCCTTTCCTGTTCCTGGAGATGCATTGATATCACCACTTCATGACAGTTTGCTTTTCTTAGTAAGAAAGAGAAAGCTTTATCAACAAAAACAAGTATCTTCATCAAAGGGCCATCAAGAGCATTCATCTTTGTCTGTGATGGACTCTGTTTCCACAGAGGGCAACAGCAAAGTGTCGAAGGAGACAAGAATTAAAGCATCCAGGAAGGGTGAAAGTCCAGTAGCGTTGAAGCTTGAGAATGGTATCAAGAATAACATGAAAATTATTATGAAAAAGAAATCAGAAACTGGGAGCCGAGAAGACAAGGAGCTTGTGCTCAATGACTTGAAAGCCACGCCTTTGTCCAATGCAGTATTTGTTGGTAATTGTTTGAAGGTGATTAGTAGGACACCTGAAGCTTCTAGGGAGGCGAATGAGAATGAGGTGAAAGGAAAATTATCTTCCTCTGAATTAGTGAAGGAAGAGCCATTGGAGTTGATATCTAATCAGGGTGGTGTCAAGAATGAGAAGCAGAGTTCTAGGTATGGTTCAGTGGAAAGGGTCTGGGAACAGAAGGATATTCCAGTTGATCTCAGGGATGATGTCAAGTGCAAGGATTACAAGATTTCAGCCTCAAAACATGATTCTGATGTATCCAAATGCAAGGAAGAGCAAGACTTGTACAAACACAATGTTGGTAAGGAAGGTACATCACGTGAACAAGCAAAAACTAATGTGTGTGGCAAGAGGCCAAAGCTATCTTCTGAGGGCAAGGCTAagtcaaaggaaaatcaaaGCAAGGAAAAGTCACCTAGTATTTCAACCAAGGAACACCTGGAGTTTGAAATGGGTGTGGCTCCAAAAGATAAATTGAGCGGAGGTCATGGTGTTCCTCAATCTGATATAAAAATTCAGAAGTCGAAGTCGCAAAATGGTAAGGTCAGAGATAATCAAAGAGTCTCAGTGGGGGACAAAAGATTGGAACAAAGGGATAAAATGGACATAGCAGAAAGACCTGCTGCTGATATTGATGTAAAACTGAGGGCATGTTTGGATAAACCAAAGGAAAAATGGAGCGGCAAAAAGTCCGATAATCAGTTACCGTCAAAAGATGTTCCCGTTCTGTGCCAACAAACAAAGGAAAATGGACTTGCTTCGGAGCTTGTACCAGCGGCTGCAGCTCCTGTAATTATAGAAGAACATTGGGTGTGCTGTGATAGTTGTCAGAAGTGGCGGCTTCTACCCTTAGGCACTAAGCCGGAGCAACTTCCTGAGAAGTGGTTGTGTAGCATGCTTAATTGGCT GCCTGGGATGAATCTATGTGACATCAGTGAGGAGGAAACAACCAAAGCACTCCAAACATTATACCAGATGCCATCTTCAGAAGGAATAAATAAGCTGCTGACTCATGCTAATGGAACAGCATCTGCAGTACCTGCGGTTGATGTCCTACATCTTGATCAGAACCTCAGTTCTCATGCCATGTCTAATCAAGGGAAGAAGAAACATGGTTTAAAGGAAATACCAAATGCAAGTAATGGAAGTAGTCTCTTGAACTCTACAAAGAACCACCTGCAAGTAGCTGTGAAAAGTATAAGCTCCAATGACATAAACCAGCCTCCTTTAGAATCAAATGTGATAAAGAAATCTAGTTCTCGACATACGAGCAAGCtgcaaaacttgaaaattgaaaaaaccaaACCTAAGCAGAAGGAGAAGCAAACAAGTGAAG ATAATGCCAGGGCAGTAAGATTGAAAAACAAGGAGGAGGATGATCAGCATACATTTGGAACTTCTAAGAAATTGAAGAGAGGAGATATATGGCATGCTGATAAGAACACAAATTCTAATGTTGACATTGGGATGGTTTGTTTCGGTTCAAGTACTGGTTTGCTAACCCAGGCACGTGGTCAGGATGTTAAATACAATGACCTCTGTCATTCTGAAGGCACTAAGGATGCAGCCAAGGACAAATTACAAGTTTCTGCAAAGAAATTGAAAGACCAAATTCAGGTCTCATTGCATGGGGGGGCTTTGGACGTGAGAACAGGCAGTAGAGATGGTTccacaaagaaaagaaagatgagagaatGGCAGGATACTCAGAATAATGTGGagacatttcaaaattttgggCATGAAGGGAAGTTATATACCAAGGAGGAAAGTAGTGAAAGCGGATATCGGAAGGAGAAGAGGTCCAGGATTTTGAAGTCTAATGGTAAAGAGTCCAGTACTGGTAATGGAGATGATAGACCAAATAGAAAAATCAGAGTGACCAATATTGTTATGTCAGGAACAAAAGTTAATTCAATTCATGTTGCGGAAAAGGATAGGAGTATTGTAAAAGACCAGCAACCCAAGAAACATAGTAAAAAGAATGCATCTCAACAAACATTCATTGGTGTAAATTCATTGGGAAGGGATTCGGGATCCGGGCATGTTTCTTTGGCTGCCACTTCAAGCTCTTCAAAGGTTTCAGGTTCTCATAAAActagagttaactttgaagaaGTAAAAGGCTCACCTGTGGAATcagtttcttcatctcctttgaGGACCTCCAATGAAGACAGGCTTACTTCAGCAAGGGGAGATGCTTTAGGGAAAGATGATTCTTCTTATGGTGGTTTCCCTTTAACAAATAATGGAGATGCCAGTATATTTTCATCGGTAGGCTACCAGGATGGAGATGCCAATGGTGAACTCAATGTCACCGCCAAACCTTCTTCTGAAGTTTGGAATAGCCATTTGCTTAGTGGTAATAATGATGGTTTGGAAAACGGTCAGTGCCTCAAAAATCAGCATGGCATGAATCATTCTCATGATGATGATAGAGAGAACAAGGATCACACTGGAGATCCTGTTTGTGTGCAAAAATCTGGCAAGGGTTCCTGTTTGCAGTCTAAGGACATTGTTAGAAGTGGCACTTCTAATTTGGATAGGAACAGGATGAAGGCTTCTGATCCAGTGAATGATTGCTCGAAGAAGGGTCAAAGATATGAATCTGAGATTGAACCCAATTATGTTCATGGAAAAGGGAATAATGTTAGACATGATCTTCCTGAAAAGTGTAGCACTAAGTGGGTCAAGCTCAAGGATGAAAACTATCATATTAGTAGGGGGGATAATGCAGGACATGGGTCAAGTGACAGTGGAGTGGAAACTCAACCAAAACGAAAGGACTATGATGCATCAGATGTGAAGTTTAGTTCTACGCAGAGCCCTAATAGGAATAGTGCACTGCAACAAAACCTGATTCAGAAACATGAGGATGGTCAGATGCAATATGAGTCAAGAAGTGGGAAATCACAATTGTTTTTACATGGCCGAGGTGAAAGGAAAGAAGAAACACCATCTCTTTGCTCCCCACCTATTGCAGGGTCTGAGAGAGAAGTAGTGTTTCAAGGGCTTCCTGTCGATACCACTGTCAATGGTGATATGACAACGTCACTAAAGCAGGCTGGGACTGCTGCTAACAAGAATGGAGTTAATTGCAATTTGGTACGTCTCATGCCTGATCAACAAAGAGATGGTGCGCCAAGTCCTGTGAGAAACTCCTCTGCCCAGACTGCTACTAATACCTTGAAAGAGGCCAAGAGGCTTAGAGACTATGCTGATTATCTTAAG AACTCTGGGTTTGATTTTGAAAGTAGTGAGGCTTACTTCCAAGCTGCCCTGAACTTTCTCCAAGGAGCCGTGCTTTTAGAAAGTTGCAGTAGTGAGAATGGCAAACATGGAGATATGACTACGTTGCAAGTGTACAGTACTACAGCTAAACTTTGCGA ATTATGTGCCCATGAATATGAAAGCCGCAAAGAAGTAGCTTCTGCTGCCTTGGCCTATAAATGCATGGAGGTGGCATACATGAGGGTGGTTTACTGTAAACATTCTAGTACAAACAGGGATCGGCATGAGTTGCAAGCTACTCTCAATATGGCTCCTCAAG GTGAGTCTCCATCATCTTCTGCATCAGATTTAGATAACTTGAACAACCAAGTTGCTGCTGCTCGTAACCGCTCTAGTTTTGTCAGGCTGCTTGACTTT ACACTGGATGTAAATTTTgcaatggaagcctcaaggaAATCCCAGAATGCTTTTGCAACTGCTTGCGCGACACTGGCTGATGCACATAAGAATGATTGTATTTATTATATTAGGAGGGTCATTGATTTCAGCTTCCAAGATTTAGAGGAGCTCATCCATCTGGTTAAGCTTGCAATGGAGGCCATAAGTCGATCCAAATTTGGTGGTGCTAGAGATTAA
- the LOC103425680 gene encoding sucrose nonfermenting 4-like protein isoform X1, with protein MFATNMDSARDVGGAPSTVLIPMRFVWPYGGRSVFLSGSFARRWSELIPMTPVEGCPTVFQAIYSVTPGYHQYKFFVDGEWRHDEHQPFVSGEYGLVNTILLATDPNLFHPNVTPEITSGPNYMEEDNEAFRRLVRITDGTLTDVVPRISEVDLQSSRHRISVFLSTHTTYELLPESGKVVALDVDLPVKKAFHILHEQGIPLAPLWDFSNGRFVGVISALDFILILRELGNHGSNLTEEELETHTIAAWKEGKAYLNGQVNGHGRAVPRQLVHAGPYDNMKDVVLKILQNGFATVPIIHSSSEDGSFPQLLHLASLSGILKCVCRYFRHSSSSLPILQAPICALNVGTWVPEIGELNRRPLAMLRPSASLSAALNLLVQAQVSSIPIVDDTNSLLDIYCRSDITALAKDRAYAHINLNEMSIQQALQLGQDSFSPYEPRGQRCQMCLRSDSLHKVMERLANPGVRRLVIVEAGSKRVEGIVSLSDVFKFLLG; from the exons ATGTTTGCTACCAACATGGATTCGGCGCGGGATGTTGGTGGAGCACCGAGCACGGTGTTGATCCCAATGCGTTTTGTGTGGCCTTATGGGGGCAGAAGTGTGTTTCTCAGTGGTTCATTTGCCCG CAGATGGTCTGAACTTATTCCTATGACGCCAGTTGAGGGTTGCCCCACCGTGTTTCAAGCTATTTACAGCGTAACCCCTGGATACCACCAA TACAAGTTTTTTGTTGATGGCGAATGGCGACATGATGAGCACCAACCTTTCGTGAGTGGTGAATATGGGTTAGTGAACACCATTCTCTTGGCTACAGATCCTAATCTCTTTCATCCGAATGTAACCCCAGAGATAACTTCTGGACCTAATTATATGGAAGAGGATAATGAGGCCTTTAGGCGTTTG GTCCGGATTACAGATGGTACTTTAACCGATGTAGTACCAAGGATATCAGAGGTTGATTTGCAGAGCTCTCGTCATCGTATTTCTGTCTTCCTGTCTACACACACCACATATGAACTACTCCCCGAGTCAGGCAAG GTTGTTGCCTTGGATGTTGATTTACCTGTAAAGAAAGCGTTTCATATATTGCATGAGCAG GGAATCCCTTTGGCGCCTCTTTGGGACTTCAGCAATGGACgttttgttggagttattagtgcattggattttattttaatattgagAGAG CTTGGAAACCATGGATCTAATTTGACAGAGGAAGAGCTTGAAACACATACTATAGCTGCATGGAAAGAGGGAAAAGCATATCTAAATGGACAGGTTAATGGACATGGGAGAGCAGTGCCCAGACAGTTAGTCCAT GCTGGACCATATGATAATATGAAAGATgttgttttgaaaattttgcaaaATGGTTTTGCTACGGTTCCAATTATCCATTCATCTTCAGAAGATGGCTCATTTCCACAGCTATTACATCTTGCTTCACTGTCTGGTATTTTAAAAT GTGTTTGCAGGTACTTTAGGCATTCATCTAGCTCATTACCCATACTTCAAGCACCAATATGTGCACTTAATGTGGGTACTTGGGTTCCAGAAATTGGAGAGTTGAATCGTCGGCCATTAGCAATGTTGAGACCAAGTGCTTCGCTTAGTGCAGCACTTAACTTGCTAGTTCAAG CTCAAGTAAGTTCAATACCTATAGTTGATGATACTAACTCTTTACTGGATATATATTGTCGAAG TGACATAACAGCTTTGGCTAAAGATAGAGCATATGCTCATATTAATCTCAATGAAATGAGTATTCAACAG GCATTGCAGTTGGGGCAAGACTCATTCTCTCCCTATGAACCAAGAGGTCAAAGATGTCAGATGTGTTTGCGCAGTGATTCTCTGCATAAAGTGATGGAGCGATTGGCCAATCCAG GTGTTAGACGACTTGTGATTGTAGAAGCTGGCAGTAAGCGGGTTGAAGGCATTGTTTCACTAAGTGACGTTTTCAAGTTCTTGCTCGGTTAG
- the LOC103425680 gene encoding sucrose nonfermenting 4-like protein isoform X2 has protein sequence MFATNMDSARDVGGAPSTVLIPMRFVWPYGGRSVFLSGSFARWSELIPMTPVEGCPTVFQAIYSVTPGYHQYKFFVDGEWRHDEHQPFVSGEYGLVNTILLATDPNLFHPNVTPEITSGPNYMEEDNEAFRRLVRITDGTLTDVVPRISEVDLQSSRHRISVFLSTHTTYELLPESGKVVALDVDLPVKKAFHILHEQGIPLAPLWDFSNGRFVGVISALDFILILRELGNHGSNLTEEELETHTIAAWKEGKAYLNGQVNGHGRAVPRQLVHAGPYDNMKDVVLKILQNGFATVPIIHSSSEDGSFPQLLHLASLSGILKCVCRYFRHSSSSLPILQAPICALNVGTWVPEIGELNRRPLAMLRPSASLSAALNLLVQAQVSSIPIVDDTNSLLDIYCRSDITALAKDRAYAHINLNEMSIQQALQLGQDSFSPYEPRGQRCQMCLRSDSLHKVMERLANPGVRRLVIVEAGSKRVEGIVSLSDVFKFLLG, from the exons ATGTTTGCTACCAACATGGATTCGGCGCGGGATGTTGGTGGAGCACCGAGCACGGTGTTGATCCCAATGCGTTTTGTGTGGCCTTATGGGGGCAGAAGTGTGTTTCTCAGTGGTTCATTTGCCCG ATGGTCTGAACTTATTCCTATGACGCCAGTTGAGGGTTGCCCCACCGTGTTTCAAGCTATTTACAGCGTAACCCCTGGATACCACCAA TACAAGTTTTTTGTTGATGGCGAATGGCGACATGATGAGCACCAACCTTTCGTGAGTGGTGAATATGGGTTAGTGAACACCATTCTCTTGGCTACAGATCCTAATCTCTTTCATCCGAATGTAACCCCAGAGATAACTTCTGGACCTAATTATATGGAAGAGGATAATGAGGCCTTTAGGCGTTTG GTCCGGATTACAGATGGTACTTTAACCGATGTAGTACCAAGGATATCAGAGGTTGATTTGCAGAGCTCTCGTCATCGTATTTCTGTCTTCCTGTCTACACACACCACATATGAACTACTCCCCGAGTCAGGCAAG GTTGTTGCCTTGGATGTTGATTTACCTGTAAAGAAAGCGTTTCATATATTGCATGAGCAG GGAATCCCTTTGGCGCCTCTTTGGGACTTCAGCAATGGACgttttgttggagttattagtgcattggattttattttaatattgagAGAG CTTGGAAACCATGGATCTAATTTGACAGAGGAAGAGCTTGAAACACATACTATAGCTGCATGGAAAGAGGGAAAAGCATATCTAAATGGACAGGTTAATGGACATGGGAGAGCAGTGCCCAGACAGTTAGTCCAT GCTGGACCATATGATAATATGAAAGATgttgttttgaaaattttgcaaaATGGTTTTGCTACGGTTCCAATTATCCATTCATCTTCAGAAGATGGCTCATTTCCACAGCTATTACATCTTGCTTCACTGTCTGGTATTTTAAAAT GTGTTTGCAGGTACTTTAGGCATTCATCTAGCTCATTACCCATACTTCAAGCACCAATATGTGCACTTAATGTGGGTACTTGGGTTCCAGAAATTGGAGAGTTGAATCGTCGGCCATTAGCAATGTTGAGACCAAGTGCTTCGCTTAGTGCAGCACTTAACTTGCTAGTTCAAG CTCAAGTAAGTTCAATACCTATAGTTGATGATACTAACTCTTTACTGGATATATATTGTCGAAG TGACATAACAGCTTTGGCTAAAGATAGAGCATATGCTCATATTAATCTCAATGAAATGAGTATTCAACAG GCATTGCAGTTGGGGCAAGACTCATTCTCTCCCTATGAACCAAGAGGTCAAAGATGTCAGATGTGTTTGCGCAGTGATTCTCTGCATAAAGTGATGGAGCGATTGGCCAATCCAG GTGTTAGACGACTTGTGATTGTAGAAGCTGGCAGTAAGCGGGTTGAAGGCATTGTTTCACTAAGTGACGTTTTCAAGTTCTTGCTCGGTTAG
- the LOC103425680 gene encoding sucrose nonfermenting 4-like protein isoform X3 gives MTPVEGCPTVFQAIYSVTPGYHQYKFFVDGEWRHDEHQPFVSGEYGLVNTILLATDPNLFHPNVTPEITSGPNYMEEDNEAFRRLVRITDGTLTDVVPRISEVDLQSSRHRISVFLSTHTTYELLPESGKVVALDVDLPVKKAFHILHEQGIPLAPLWDFSNGRFVGVISALDFILILRELGNHGSNLTEEELETHTIAAWKEGKAYLNGQVNGHGRAVPRQLVHAGPYDNMKDVVLKILQNGFATVPIIHSSSEDGSFPQLLHLASLSGILKCVCRYFRHSSSSLPILQAPICALNVGTWVPEIGELNRRPLAMLRPSASLSAALNLLVQAQVSSIPIVDDTNSLLDIYCRSDITALAKDRAYAHINLNEMSIQQALQLGQDSFSPYEPRGQRCQMCLRSDSLHKVMERLANPGVRRLVIVEAGSKRVEGIVSLSDVFKFLLG, from the exons ATGACGCCAGTTGAGGGTTGCCCCACCGTGTTTCAAGCTATTTACAGCGTAACCCCTGGATACCACCAA TACAAGTTTTTTGTTGATGGCGAATGGCGACATGATGAGCACCAACCTTTCGTGAGTGGTGAATATGGGTTAGTGAACACCATTCTCTTGGCTACAGATCCTAATCTCTTTCATCCGAATGTAACCCCAGAGATAACTTCTGGACCTAATTATATGGAAGAGGATAATGAGGCCTTTAGGCGTTTG GTCCGGATTACAGATGGTACTTTAACCGATGTAGTACCAAGGATATCAGAGGTTGATTTGCAGAGCTCTCGTCATCGTATTTCTGTCTTCCTGTCTACACACACCACATATGAACTACTCCCCGAGTCAGGCAAG GTTGTTGCCTTGGATGTTGATTTACCTGTAAAGAAAGCGTTTCATATATTGCATGAGCAG GGAATCCCTTTGGCGCCTCTTTGGGACTTCAGCAATGGACgttttgttggagttattagtgcattggattttattttaatattgagAGAG CTTGGAAACCATGGATCTAATTTGACAGAGGAAGAGCTTGAAACACATACTATAGCTGCATGGAAAGAGGGAAAAGCATATCTAAATGGACAGGTTAATGGACATGGGAGAGCAGTGCCCAGACAGTTAGTCCAT GCTGGACCATATGATAATATGAAAGATgttgttttgaaaattttgcaaaATGGTTTTGCTACGGTTCCAATTATCCATTCATCTTCAGAAGATGGCTCATTTCCACAGCTATTACATCTTGCTTCACTGTCTGGTATTTTAAAAT GTGTTTGCAGGTACTTTAGGCATTCATCTAGCTCATTACCCATACTTCAAGCACCAATATGTGCACTTAATGTGGGTACTTGGGTTCCAGAAATTGGAGAGTTGAATCGTCGGCCATTAGCAATGTTGAGACCAAGTGCTTCGCTTAGTGCAGCACTTAACTTGCTAGTTCAAG CTCAAGTAAGTTCAATACCTATAGTTGATGATACTAACTCTTTACTGGATATATATTGTCGAAG TGACATAACAGCTTTGGCTAAAGATAGAGCATATGCTCATATTAATCTCAATGAAATGAGTATTCAACAG GCATTGCAGTTGGGGCAAGACTCATTCTCTCCCTATGAACCAAGAGGTCAAAGATGTCAGATGTGTTTGCGCAGTGATTCTCTGCATAAAGTGATGGAGCGATTGGCCAATCCAG GTGTTAGACGACTTGTGATTGTAGAAGCTGGCAGTAAGCGGGTTGAAGGCATTGTTTCACTAAGTGACGTTTTCAAGTTCTTGCTCGGTTAG